CTTGCCACACCGACTCGTGGGCGAAGGCCAACTCGTCGAGCACGGCGATCACCGCTTGGCTCTGCGCCGGGGTCAAGGCACCGAAACGCGGCGGGTCGCGGTCGGGCGGACGCAAGTAGTAGAGCAGGCTCTGGACGACCATTGAGCCGGGGCGGGCCAGGCTCTGCAGGGCATGCGCCAACAAGTGCGGCAGGTAGTAGCGCCAGGACTCGGCGTCCAGGTACCCGATGCCCCAATGGTAGGTCTCCAGATACTCCGGCGTGAGGCGATCGATCTCTGCGTCGTAATCGGGGTGCGCTTCGTAGTCGTCCTCGGCATTACCGGCGCGCAGCGACATGGCCGGGCGGTCCGGCAGGCCGTTGAAGGCGGCGAATAATTCAAGGACGCTGATGCTCATGGCCGCCACCCACGGACGATGCGACAGCACTCTACAGCTCCGAGCGACGCTACCACCATCGAATCGAAAACAGACCTCTAGGGCCTTCAGGTCTACGTGCCCTGATGCTCCGGCGAATGTCCGCCGACTCGCAGCCGATGGGCACTACAAAAGACAAGCGCTCTGCCTGGAAAAAACAAAGGCCCGCGCGAGCGGGCCTTTGCGGGATTGGTGCCGGAAACAGGAGTCGAACCTGCGACCTACGCATTACGAATGCGCCGCTCTACCAACTGAGCTATTCCGGCGGTGGAGCCTGGCCCGGGCCTTGCGGCGGGGCCGCCGCGGGCGGGCCGCGGGGTCGTGAATTGTAGGGTTGCGGGGCCAGGACGGTCAATTCGGGCGCCCCGCCCCGGGGTTCAGCCGACCAGCTGCAGGCGCAGTTCCTTGGGCAGGGCGAAGACCATGTCCTCGGGCTCGCCGTCGAGCTCGTTGACGCGCTCGGCGCCCAGTTCGCGCAGGCGTTCGATCACGCCGCGCACCAGCACTTCCGGGGCCGAGGCGCCGGCGGTGATGCCGATGCGCTTGCGGCCGCGCACCCATTCCGGGTCGATCTCGACCGCGCCGTCGATGAGGTAGGCCTCCACGCCTTCGCGCTCGGACAGCTCGCGCAGGCGGTTGGAGTTGGAGCTGTTGGGCGAGCCGACCACCAGCACCAGGTCGCAGCGCGCGGCCAGTTCGCGCACGGCGTCCTGGCGGTTCTGGGTGGCGTAGCAGATGTCGTCGTGGCGCGGGCCCTGGATGGCCGGGAACTTGGCGCGCAGGGCCTCGATCACGCCGCGGGTGTCGTCCACCGACAAGGTGGTCTGGGTGGTGTAGGCCAGGTTCTCGGGCTGATCCACGACCATCGCGGCGACATCGTCGGTGTCTTCGACCAGGTAGATGCGGCCGGTGCCTTCCTCGCGCCGCCACTGGCCCATGGTGCCTTCCACTTCCGGGTGGCCTTCGTGGCCGATCAGGACCACGTCGCGGCCGGCGCGGCAGTGGCGCGAGACTTCCAGGTGGACCTTGGTCACCAGCGGGCAGGTGGCGTCGAACACCTTCAGACCGCGGCGTTCGGCTTCCTGGCGCACCGCCTTGGACACGCCGTGGGCGCTGAAGATCACGGTGGCGCCGTCGGGCACCTCGTCCAGTTCCTCGACGAAGATGGCGCCGCGGTGCTTGAGGTCGTCGACGACGAAGCGGTTGTGCACCACTTCGTGGCGGACGTAGATCGGCGCGCCCAGGGTTTCGATCGCGCGCTTGACGATCTCGATGGCGCGGTCGACCCCGGCGCAGAAACCGCGGGGATTGGCGAGCAGGACGTCCATGGGGCGATTGTACTCCCGGCTCAGGCGCCCGGCTTGGGCGCGGGCTGGGGACGGGGGCCGAACAGGCCGACCAGGGCGATGCCGAAGGCGCCGCAGACGATGGCCGCATCGGCCAGGTTGAAGGCCGGCCAGTAGAAATCGCGCCAGTGCCACTGGATGAAGTCGACCACGTGGCCGTGCAGCAGCCGGTCCAGGACGTTGCCCAGGGCGCCGCCGATGACCAGGGCGTAGGGCAGCGCGGTCTTCCAGTCTTCGCGGCGGGCGGCACGCAGCCACCAGGTCAGCATGCCGCTGATGATCAGGGCCAGGCCCACGAAGAAGTACTTCTGCCAGCCGCCGGCATCGCTGAGGAAGCTGAAGGCCGCGCCGGTGTTGTAGGTGCGGTACCAGTTCCACACGCCTTCGATCACCGGGATGGCGGTGTACTCGGGCAGCG
The sequence above is a segment of the Lysobacter silvisoli genome. Coding sequences within it:
- a CDS encoding DUF6714 family protein, which gives rise to MSISVLELFAAFNGLPDRPAMSLRAGNAEDDYEAHPDYDAEIDRLTPEYLETYHWGIGYLDAESWRYYLPHLLAHALQSLARPGSMVVQSLLYYLRPPDRDPPRFGALTPAQSQAVIAVLDELAFAHESVWQDDAMLALEEYWAPGARYR
- the ispH gene encoding 4-hydroxy-3-methylbut-2-enyl diphosphate reductase, which produces MDVLLANPRGFCAGVDRAIEIVKRAIETLGAPIYVRHEVVHNRFVVDDLKHRGAIFVEELDEVPDGATVIFSAHGVSKAVRQEAERRGLKVFDATCPLVTKVHLEVSRHCRAGRDVVLIGHEGHPEVEGTMGQWRREEGTGRIYLVEDTDDVAAMVVDQPENLAYTTQTTLSVDDTRGVIEALRAKFPAIQGPRHDDICYATQNRQDAVRELAARCDLVLVVGSPNSSNSNRLRELSEREGVEAYLIDGAVEIDPEWVRGRKRIGITAGASAPEVLVRGVIERLRELGAERVNELDGEPEDMVFALPKELRLQLVG
- the lspA gene encoding signal peptidase II translates to MTAHPHKNALPWLLVSVLVIALDQLTKWWVLTSLPEYTAIPVIEGVWNWYRTYNTGAAFSFLSDAGGWQKYFFVGLALIISGMLTWWLRAARREDWKTALPYALVIGGALGNVLDRLLHGHVVDFIQWHWRDFYWPAFNLADAAIVCGAFGIALVGLFGPRPQPAPKPGA